GGGAACAGACCAGGGTGTTCTGAAATTTGACCGCGAGCGGCAACGGTGGGTGCACTTTACCACCGAGGATGGTCTGCCGGACAACCGCGTGCGCGCGATTTACCCGGACGGCGATTATATCTGGTTCGGCACAGCCGTGGGATTGACGCGGTTTTATTGGAACTCGCCCTTTCGCATCGATTGAACCGCTGCCCGAACCGCGGCATCACTGCATTTTTTCCCGGAAGGGCGCCGGAATGCGGACCACTTTCTCCATCTGATTGACAAATGCGAATTTCATCTGCGCTTCGACCGCCAGGCGGCCGCTGCTGTGATTGAACAACTCGTAGGACATCACAAATCCCGTCCGCGACCACGCGGAGATCCATCCGCGTATCTCTAAATCGTCATGCACCCGGCAGGACGCCCGATAGCTGATCTCTACATGGACTACATAGGGCCGGGCATCCCATTGGTGAAAATCGGCAAATGACAAACCC
Above is a window of bacterium DNA encoding:
- a CDS encoding acyl-CoA thioesterase produces the protein MATIFTTRLNVRSYELDSFGHVNNATYLNYLEYARGDYLRQRGLSFADFHQWDARPYVVHVEISYRASCRVHDDLEIRGWISAWSRTGFVMSYELFNHSSGRLAVEAQMKFAFVNQMEKVVRIPAPFREKMQ